Proteins from a genomic interval of Demetria terragena DSM 11295:
- a CDS encoding threonine/serine exporter family protein — protein sequence MTDGSTAMTRSCSEDTARLLLIYLATGLAAGGMPAHEVEDDLRTVAGRIGYPDAQVDAAPTSVRLRLGPGEPATFEAVEGGLRLDQLAEVTEIEVGLLSRRLAPEDALQRLRTLRRRPHRYSLVGIYAGGFLVSAGLALVLHPALTSVVFALVVSPLVTSLIVLAGKSRTISTLLPLIAALPVALLAFAAADLGWVDGPLRALLPPLAVLLPGALMVTGLSELAAGAMVAGSARLAFGTTQLLLFAVGVAGAVLALQPPMSQLTTARADQFGWWALPLGVLAVTLGIALMESVPLPSVPWVLCVIALTAATQAFGQGPLGSAWAGAFLGGVAASLGSSVVEFLRPHLSRVVVFLPSFWLLVPGSLSLLSLTQYETNPRAAADALLLAAGMMVAIALGVIVGASVARSLRRVARRTGLRRVLQRLPRRRQAR from the coding sequence GTGACTGACGGTTCGACGGCGATGACCCGCTCCTGCAGCGAGGACACCGCGCGTCTGCTGCTGATTTATCTCGCGACTGGACTCGCTGCTGGGGGTATGCCCGCGCACGAGGTCGAGGACGATCTGCGCACCGTGGCCGGTCGCATCGGATATCCCGACGCTCAGGTGGACGCTGCGCCCACGAGCGTTCGGCTACGTCTCGGTCCCGGTGAGCCCGCGACCTTCGAGGCGGTTGAAGGGGGCCTGCGCCTGGATCAGCTTGCCGAGGTGACGGAGATCGAGGTCGGTCTGCTCAGCCGTCGACTCGCTCCGGAAGATGCGCTGCAGCGCCTGCGGACACTGCGCCGCCGCCCTCATCGCTACTCCTTGGTCGGCATTTATGCCGGCGGATTTCTGGTGTCGGCTGGCCTCGCTCTGGTCCTGCATCCTGCCCTCACCTCGGTGGTCTTCGCGCTGGTGGTCAGCCCACTCGTCACCTCGCTGATCGTGCTGGCAGGAAAATCGCGAACTATCAGCACCCTGCTGCCCCTGATCGCAGCCTTGCCCGTCGCACTCCTGGCCTTCGCCGCAGCCGATCTCGGGTGGGTAGACGGGCCGTTACGCGCCCTGCTACCACCGTTGGCGGTGCTGTTGCCCGGCGCACTCATGGTCACTGGGCTGTCCGAACTCGCCGCAGGCGCCATGGTGGCCGGTTCGGCACGACTGGCATTCGGCACCACCCAACTGTTGTTGTTCGCCGTCGGTGTTGCTGGTGCGGTCCTGGCTTTACAACCCCCGATGTCGCAACTCACGACGGCGCGAGCCGATCAGTTCGGGTGGTGGGCCCTCCCTCTGGGCGTTCTTGCGGTGACCCTCGGTATTGCTCTGATGGAGTCCGTCCCCCTGCCCAGCGTTCCGTGGGTGCTCTGCGTAATAGCTCTGACCGCGGCGACCCAAGCCTTCGGCCAGGGGCCGCTTGGGTCTGCGTGGGCGGGCGCCTTCCTCGGCGGCGTCGCGGCCAGTTTGGGATCCAGCGTGGTGGAGTTCTTGCGGCCACACCTGTCGCGGGTTGTCGTCTTCCTGCCCAGCTTCTGGCTCCTGGTCCCCGGCTCACTCAGCCTGTTGTCCCTGACGCAGTACGAAACGAACCCGCGCGCGGCGGCCGACGCCTTGCTCCTCGCGGCCGGGATGATGGTCGCGATCGCCCTGGGTGTCATCGTCGGCGCCAGCGTGGCGCGGTCCCTGCGCCGGGTCGCTCGGCGTACGGGCCTTCGCCGGGTGCTCCAGCGCCTCCCTCGCCGTCGCCAAGCGCGTTGA
- a CDS encoding acetate--CoA ligase has product MARVTYDEIYRQSMTDPESFWLEAAREVSWINPPQRALDASKPPFYRWFPDAQLNVCFNALDRHVIHGRADQAALIYESPVTGSSKVITYAELLDQVARAAGLLQALGVTKGDRVVIYLPMIPEAVVAMLACARIGAVHAVVFGGFAPGELAARIDDAQPKVVISASCGVERTRVVPYKPLLDEAIDRAEHPPQHCVIVQRDQLRAELGERDLDWAVATKPGTVPPAAIVPVAATDPLYVLHTSGTTGRPKGVVRDSGGYSVALRWSMTNIFGVKPGETWFTASDVGWVVGHSYIVYAPLLTGCTTVLFEGKPVGTPDAGELWRVVAEHDVVAMFTAPTAVRAVKKEDPDGELLALHDVSSLRTLFLAGERLDPDTWEWATERLGIDVVDNWWQTETGWPIAANPIGIERFPIRPGSATRPSPGYDVQVLNEQGSPVERGVEGAVCLRLPMPPGTLPTLWGDDDRYVSSYLSAYDGYYSTGDGGYLDEDGYLWIMGRTDDVLNVAGHRLSTGSLEAALAGHPQVAECAVIGVRDELKGQVPRAMVVLKGSVELDDAAIEQLRAELVQRVRDEVGAVAALKQVDVVTALPKTRSGKILRKTMRQIADGDEASVPGTIEDVTVLDGLRAILTPSE; this is encoded by the coding sequence ATGGCGAGGGTGACGTACGACGAGATATATCGGCAGAGCATGACCGACCCGGAGTCCTTCTGGTTGGAGGCAGCACGGGAGGTGTCCTGGATCAACCCGCCACAACGCGCGCTTGATGCCAGCAAACCGCCGTTCTACCGATGGTTTCCCGACGCCCAGCTCAACGTGTGCTTCAACGCCCTTGACCGGCACGTGATTCACGGCCGGGCTGACCAGGCGGCGCTTATCTATGAGAGCCCGGTCACCGGGAGCAGCAAGGTCATCACGTATGCCGAACTGCTCGACCAGGTCGCGCGGGCTGCGGGACTGCTGCAGGCGCTTGGGGTGACCAAAGGCGATCGGGTCGTGATCTATCTACCGATGATTCCGGAGGCGGTGGTTGCCATGTTGGCGTGCGCGCGTATCGGCGCCGTGCATGCCGTGGTTTTCGGCGGATTCGCCCCGGGAGAGCTCGCCGCACGGATCGACGACGCGCAGCCCAAGGTGGTGATTTCGGCTTCGTGCGGGGTGGAACGGACCCGAGTGGTGCCATACAAGCCACTGCTGGATGAGGCCATTGACCGGGCCGAGCACCCGCCGCAGCACTGTGTCATTGTGCAGCGGGACCAGCTTCGTGCCGAACTCGGGGAGCGGGATCTCGACTGGGCGGTGGCGACCAAACCCGGCACGGTGCCACCTGCCGCGATCGTGCCTGTCGCGGCGACGGACCCGCTCTATGTGCTGCACACGTCGGGCACGACCGGAAGGCCCAAAGGCGTTGTACGCGACTCTGGCGGCTACTCGGTTGCGCTCCGGTGGTCTATGACCAACATTTTTGGGGTGAAGCCAGGGGAGACGTGGTTCACCGCCAGTGACGTCGGATGGGTCGTCGGTCACTCCTACATCGTCTATGCGCCGCTGCTCACCGGGTGCACGACAGTGCTCTTCGAGGGCAAGCCGGTCGGGACACCCGATGCAGGGGAATTGTGGCGAGTGGTGGCCGAACACGATGTGGTGGCGATGTTTACCGCGCCGACTGCGGTGCGCGCGGTGAAGAAGGAGGACCCGGATGGCGAACTGCTCGCGCTCCATGATGTCTCCTCACTCCGGACCCTCTTCCTTGCTGGCGAACGGCTCGATCCGGACACCTGGGAATGGGCCACCGAGCGGCTTGGCATCGACGTGGTCGACAATTGGTGGCAGACCGAGACCGGGTGGCCGATTGCCGCGAATCCGATTGGTATTGAACGGTTCCCGATCCGTCCAGGTTCAGCGACTCGACCGTCACCCGGCTACGACGTACAGGTTCTTAACGAGCAGGGATCGCCGGTCGAGAGAGGTGTTGAGGGTGCGGTATGTCTGCGCCTGCCAATGCCGCCTGGGACGCTTCCCACATTGTGGGGCGACGACGACCGGTATGTCTCCTCCTACCTCTCGGCCTACGACGGCTACTACTCCACCGGCGATGGTGGCTACCTGGATGAGGACGGTTACCTCTGGATCATGGGGCGGACCGATGACGTGCTCAACGTCGCCGGGCATCGACTGTCCACCGGATCGTTGGAGGCCGCGCTCGCGGGGCACCCGCAGGTCGCCGAATGTGCGGTGATTGGCGTACGGGACGAACTCAAGGGTCAGGTGCCGCGCGCGATGGTCGTGCTCAAAGGAAGTGTCGAGTTGGATGATGCGGCGATAGAGCAGTTGCGGGCCGAGTTGGTCCAGCGGGTACGCGACGAAGTCGGTGCGGTGGCGGCGCTAAAGCAGGTCGACGTCGTGACCGCCCTGCCGAAGACCCGTTCGGGCAAGATCCTGCGCAAGACCATGCGACAGATCGCCGACGGCGACGAGGCATCCGTCCCCGGCACCATCGAAGACGTGACCGTTCTTGACGGGTTGCGGGCCATCCTCACGCCGAGCGAGTAG
- a CDS encoding saccharopine dehydrogenase family protein, giving the protein MSELDLVLFGVTGFVGRLTAEHLVKHAPDGVRIGLAGRSAAKVEQARARLGVRAAEWPVITADASDPASLRAMCEQTQVVISTVGPYATYGLPLVTACADTGTDYVDLTGEVLFVRRSIDQAQQRAEQTGARIVHSCGYDSIPSDLAVLMAAEQAEADGAGPLTETTTYATLKGGFSGGTVASARHQVEEITRDPSLRRVVLDKFALSPDRNAEPQGEWKDSAAVRYSDETRSWVAPFIMATYNTRVVRRSNALAGHRYGRQFRYREVMRTGDGAVGSATAYAIAAGLGAGVAAMSLPFLSSLVDKVVPAPGEGPSGRKRDRGFFRMDCYTTAADDSRYRSTIAAQGDPGYAATSIMLGESALALALERDRCPLPAGMTGGVLTPATALGGVLIERLRAHGFTCEASRL; this is encoded by the coding sequence ATGAGCGAACTCGACCTCGTCCTCTTTGGAGTCACCGGATTCGTCGGGCGCCTCACTGCCGAGCATTTGGTGAAGCATGCTCCTGACGGCGTACGCATCGGCCTGGCCGGGCGCTCCGCCGCCAAGGTGGAGCAGGCCCGCGCCCGGCTCGGCGTAAGGGCAGCCGAGTGGCCGGTCATCACGGCCGACGCGTCCGACCCAGCCTCGCTACGCGCAATGTGCGAGCAGACACAGGTGGTGATCTCGACGGTGGGGCCGTACGCCACCTACGGGCTTCCCCTGGTCACTGCCTGCGCCGATACCGGCACCGACTACGTCGACCTCACCGGTGAGGTGCTCTTCGTCCGACGCTCAATTGACCAGGCGCAGCAGCGCGCTGAACAGACCGGCGCCCGCATCGTCCACTCGTGTGGGTATGACTCCATTCCTTCCGACCTCGCCGTGCTGATGGCCGCCGAGCAAGCTGAAGCGGATGGCGCAGGTCCCCTGACCGAAACCACCACCTATGCCACCCTCAAGGGCGGATTTTCCGGGGGCACCGTCGCCTCGGCCCGTCACCAGGTCGAGGAGATCACCCGAGATCCCTCACTGCGTCGGGTCGTTCTCGACAAGTTCGCGCTGAGCCCTGACCGCAACGCCGAGCCTCAAGGCGAGTGGAAGGACAGCGCGGCAGTGCGCTATTCGGACGAGACGCGCTCCTGGGTCGCTCCGTTCATCATGGCGACCTACAACACGCGCGTCGTGCGCCGAAGTAATGCGCTAGCCGGGCACCGCTATGGACGGCAGTTTCGCTACCGCGAAGTGATGCGTACCGGCGATGGCGCGGTCGGCAGTGCCACCGCATACGCCATTGCCGCCGGTCTCGGCGCGGGCGTCGCTGCTATGAGTTTGCCGTTCCTCAGCTCACTGGTCGACAAAGTCGTACCGGCACCCGGCGAGGGACCAAGTGGTCGCAAGCGCGACCGCGGCTTCTTCCGGATGGACTGTTACACGACGGCTGCCGACGACTCCCGCTACCGCAGCACCATTGCGGCACAAGGGGATCCGGGTTATGCCGCAACCAGCATCATGCTTGGCGAGAGCGCTCTCGCACTGGCGTTGGAGCGCGACCGCTGCCCTCTTCCAGCGGGCATGACTGGCGGCGTTCTGACTCCCGCGACAGCTCTGGGTGGGGTGCTCATCGAGCGTCTGCGCGCGCACGGCTTCACGTGCGAAGCGTCTCGCCTTTAG
- a CDS encoding ABC transporter permease, whose protein sequence is MGGITLAELRHGLRRFVAPAIAIVLGVAFVAATLTLSSTMKRGTETAASEQVSGYSAVVSGLGQGGGELDAKQLTAARGLPGVDRVTPERVTSVAIRAGKNDQTFLASTVAPGLVGHVSGRTTAGSGEVLLNSEAASSLGVRPGSTVTIGGSPGSVERRTVAGVVRLHGMSGMPYIVGTSDQISTWSGQRAYDAFLVAGGAQTTTAKALRQRLGDAVTVRTATAETDHRAQEMVTGITFITMFFGMFALIALFVAGMVIANTFQILLAQRARQLALLRCVGASRRQVTRAVVGESLVLGVASSAIGVATGVGLVFAFTKVSHTNDLLQLPMDEVGINPAGLLGALAVGTVVTVASAVLPARRASRVAPLAALRPELASTGSTRTSRVRLALGFIIAAAGFVSLLVGASSGKAPIAVPGGILASLGIILTAPVTVPAVARRMGWLAAKTAGVPGELATDNTARNPRRTAATSTALLVGITLMAAMLVGAATSKKAIQAEIDEQFALDVQVTSSEAIPKAVRDQIAQTDGVAGISVLRSSEAAVKGPRLSAKQDVVGVPPSARSVMRDPSRLDGLRDGTVLLGTMTAQDFGIKDGDQVPIGKRTLTAKLTDGDLEGVIVTTADLVQIAPNAQPATMWLRLTSDADPGTVVGKVRNAVSTVGADVSGAAGTRSELDSIVRLMLTIVTALLGIAVLIALVGVANTLGLSVLERQRETALLRALGFTAGQVRQTLAIEALLVALVAAVVGSLLGVLFGWAGARSLLGTYADGVLPQVPWGTLAALIIAAAGCALLASWAPARRAARTSPVSALAAE, encoded by the coding sequence ATGGGTGGGATCACGCTCGCAGAGCTGCGCCACGGTCTTCGCCGGTTTGTCGCGCCCGCCATTGCCATCGTGTTGGGTGTCGCATTCGTTGCCGCCACCTTGACCCTGAGCTCAACGATGAAGCGGGGAACCGAAACCGCTGCAAGCGAACAAGTTTCGGGGTACTCAGCCGTGGTCAGCGGTCTGGGTCAAGGCGGCGGCGAACTCGATGCCAAGCAACTGACGGCGGCTCGCGGCCTGCCCGGCGTCGACCGGGTCACGCCGGAGCGCGTCACCTCAGTGGCGATCCGCGCGGGCAAGAACGACCAGACCTTCCTCGCATCGACGGTCGCGCCCGGCTTGGTCGGACACGTTTCCGGTCGGACCACCGCGGGCAGCGGTGAGGTACTACTCAACTCCGAGGCCGCCTCCTCACTCGGCGTTCGGCCTGGCTCCACGGTGACCATCGGGGGATCACCAGGATCGGTCGAGCGTCGCACCGTCGCGGGAGTCGTCCGGCTCCACGGCATGTCCGGAATGCCGTACATCGTCGGCACCTCAGACCAAATCTCCACCTGGTCCGGCCAGCGGGCGTATGACGCGTTCCTCGTCGCTGGTGGCGCGCAGACGACGACCGCCAAGGCACTCCGCCAGCGGCTCGGCGATGCGGTCACCGTGCGCACGGCCACGGCCGAAACTGACCACCGAGCTCAAGAGATGGTCACCGGCATCACCTTCATCACCATGTTCTTCGGGATGTTTGCTCTGATCGCGCTGTTCGTCGCCGGAATGGTCATCGCCAACACCTTCCAGATCCTCCTGGCACAGCGAGCACGACAACTCGCGCTGTTGCGTTGCGTGGGAGCGTCGCGTCGTCAGGTCACCCGTGCCGTGGTGGGCGAGTCGCTCGTGCTCGGCGTGGCCTCGTCGGCGATCGGTGTCGCGACTGGCGTCGGCCTGGTCTTTGCCTTCACCAAGGTCAGCCACACGAACGATCTGCTCCAGCTGCCCATGGATGAGGTCGGCATCAATCCTGCTGGTCTGCTGGGTGCTCTCGCAGTGGGCACCGTCGTCACCGTCGCGTCCGCTGTACTGCCGGCGAGGCGCGCCTCCCGTGTCGCACCCCTGGCCGCGCTCCGACCGGAGCTCGCCTCGACCGGATCTACCCGGACGTCGCGAGTACGATTGGCGCTCGGGTTCATCATTGCCGCAGCGGGATTCGTTTCTTTGCTCGTCGGTGCAAGTTCAGGCAAGGCGCCCATCGCGGTTCCTGGAGGCATTCTGGCCAGCCTGGGAATCATCCTGACAGCACCTGTCACTGTCCCAGCTGTCGCGCGCCGAATGGGTTGGCTAGCTGCCAAGACGGCTGGAGTTCCTGGCGAACTGGCGACGGACAATACGGCGCGGAACCCGCGACGTACGGCCGCGACCAGCACCGCGCTCCTGGTCGGCATCACGCTGATGGCCGCCATGCTCGTCGGCGCCGCAACCAGCAAGAAGGCCATACAGGCGGAAATCGATGAGCAGTTTGCGCTCGACGTGCAGGTGACGTCCAGCGAGGCGATACCAAAGGCGGTCCGCGACCAGATCGCACAGACCGACGGCGTCGCTGGAATCTCGGTGTTGCGCTCCTCTGAAGCTGCGGTCAAGGGACCTCGGCTGAGCGCCAAGCAGGACGTGGTCGGCGTCCCGCCATCCGCTCGCTCGGTGATGCGTGATCCGTCTCGGCTCGACGGACTTCGCGACGGCACCGTCCTGCTCGGCACAATGACCGCGCAGGACTTTGGAATCAAGGACGGCGATCAGGTGCCCATCGGCAAGCGAACGCTGACCGCCAAGCTGACCGATGGAGACCTGGAAGGTGTCATCGTCACCACCGCTGACCTTGTGCAGATCGCACCGAATGCCCAACCCGCGACCATGTGGCTCCGGCTGACTTCCGATGCCGACCCCGGAACCGTCGTCGGCAAGGTCCGCAACGCCGTCTCCACCGTTGGTGCGGACGTCAGCGGTGCCGCAGGCACACGCAGCGAACTCGACTCGATCGTTCGGCTCATGCTGACGATCGTCACGGCACTGCTGGGTATCGCGGTACTCATCGCGCTCGTGGGTGTCGCCAACACGCTTGGGCTGTCGGTGCTGGAGCGGCAACGTGAAACGGCGCTGCTTCGTGCCTTGGGCTTCACCGCTGGGCAGGTTCGCCAGACACTGGCGATCGAGGCACTACTCGTCGCCCTGGTGGCCGCTGTCGTTGGATCGCTACTCGGGGTGCTGTTCGGCTGGGCCGGCGCACGGTCGCTGCTCGGCACCTACGCCGATGGTGTCCTCCCCCAAGTTCCGTGGGGCACGTTGGCGGCGCTCATCATCGCCGCCGCCGGCTGCGCGTTGCTCGCCTCCTGGGCACCCGCTCGCCGCGCCGCGCGCACCTCCCCCGTGAGCGCCCTCGCGGCTGAGTGA
- a CDS encoding ATP-binding cassette domain-containing protein, translating to MIPAPSLAPAASGTTAVHASGLVKTYGTGSAQVRALDQVDIAFAKGRFTAIMGPSGSGKSTLMHCLAGLDVPTAGSVFLDGTNLGGLSDNQLTRVRRDQVGFVFQSFNLLPTLTAADNIRLPLRLAGRRPDREWWDHVIDILGLSDRLDHRPSELSGGQQQRVAVARALISRPSVIFADEPTGALDTVTGASLLAALRASVRDLGQTVVMVTHDPSAASYADEVVLLADGRVRGVLADPTPDTVLDALRGLGA from the coding sequence GTGATCCCGGCCCCATCCCTTGCTCCGGCCGCTTCCGGAACCACTGCAGTCCACGCGAGCGGCCTGGTGAAGACGTACGGCACCGGCTCGGCCCAAGTCCGCGCGCTCGACCAGGTCGACATCGCGTTCGCGAAGGGCCGGTTCACCGCGATCATGGGACCGTCTGGTTCCGGCAAGTCCACGTTGATGCACTGTCTGGCCGGGCTGGACGTGCCCACAGCCGGCTCGGTATTTCTCGACGGGACAAACCTAGGCGGGCTGTCGGACAACCAGCTCACGCGGGTACGTCGCGACCAGGTCGGCTTCGTCTTTCAGTCGTTCAACCTGTTGCCGACACTGACCGCCGCTGACAACATCCGGTTGCCGCTGAGGCTCGCTGGACGACGTCCCGATCGGGAGTGGTGGGACCATGTGATCGACATTCTCGGTCTCAGTGACCGACTGGACCATCGCCCGAGTGAGTTATCCGGCGGCCAGCAGCAGCGCGTAGCGGTGGCTCGCGCCCTCATCAGCCGACCGTCCGTCATTTTTGCCGACGAACCCACTGGAGCCCTTGACACGGTGACCGGAGCCAGCCTGCTTGCCGCGCTGCGCGCCTCCGTGCGCGACCTGGGCCAGACCGTCGTCATGGTCACTCACGACCCCTCCGCCGCGTCCTACGCTGACGAGGTCGTGCTCCTGGCCGATGGGCGCGTACGCGGTGTTCTGGCCGACCCGACGCCCGACACGGTCCTCGACGCGCTGCGTGGGCTGGGTGCGTGA
- a CDS encoding response regulator, producing MTKPIRLMLVDDQAMVRAGFRMVLDAQSDMVVAAEATNGQEALDRLRPDPGAIDLVLMDIRMPRLDGVAATTEIMGFPSPPRVLVLTTFDLDEYVYAALRAGAAGFLLKDAGPEELLSAIRAVHGGDSVVAPSATKRLLEAVLPSLPGAADSDRDRLQALTPREHEVLIAVGRGLSNSEISAALFLAEPTVKTHIGRVLAKLGLRDRVQMVVLCYETGLVIPGDG from the coding sequence ATGACCAAGCCCATACGTCTCATGCTCGTCGATGATCAAGCCATGGTGCGCGCCGGATTCCGGATGGTCCTGGACGCACAGTCCGACATGGTGGTGGCCGCCGAGGCCACCAACGGGCAAGAGGCCCTTGACCGCTTACGACCTGATCCTGGCGCAATTGACCTGGTGCTCATGGATATTCGGATGCCACGACTTGACGGCGTGGCGGCGACCACCGAGATCATGGGCTTCCCCTCGCCGCCACGCGTGCTGGTGCTGACCACCTTTGATCTGGATGAGTACGTCTACGCGGCACTGCGCGCTGGCGCCGCCGGATTCTTGCTCAAGGATGCCGGGCCTGAGGAGCTGCTCTCGGCCATCCGGGCGGTGCATGGCGGGGATTCCGTCGTCGCTCCCTCAGCAACCAAACGGCTGCTCGAGGCCGTGCTGCCCTCGCTGCCTGGCGCGGCCGACTCGGATCGAGATCGCCTGCAAGCGCTGACTCCTCGCGAGCACGAGGTCCTGATCGCCGTTGGTCGAGGTCTGAGCAACAGCGAGATTTCCGCAGCCTTGTTCCTGGCCGAACCGACCGTCAAGACCCACATCGGCCGGGTTCTTGCCAAGCTCGGCCTGCGCGATCGGGTGCAGATGGTGGTCCTCTGTTACGAGACCGGCCTGGTGATCCCCGGCGACGGCTGA
- a CDS encoding sensor histidine kinase gives MSAAPIDQPTRPLRIDWLVVAGLLVFSVAPYALSGRFALALVLILQVVPLAWRRARPAVAFLAVALATVAQVPVFDQPAVPNVSLMIALASLITWTTGFRWYAVGLGVCAVGVVVASVDWALGMTGGDVSFSASNTATYAVGCLICIAAAVAFGEAGRRRRQLMLELHARALDAERERDQHARLAAQTERTRIARDMHDVVAHALAVIVVQSDGAAYAARHASSPDAAAQALDVIGQTSRSALAETRRLVGVLREEGEALDLSPSTSVGDIPELVERVRTAGLEVHLAYHDVKDIPPGPGAAAYRVVQESLTNIIKHAGPATARVEVARDEHTLSVLVADSGRGLLPGANARGGYGLLGMSERVSVLGGTLAAGNQPAGGFIVSATIPLRATDPTIKDQDRLQP, from the coding sequence GTGAGCGCCGCGCCGATCGACCAGCCGACCCGCCCTTTGCGGATCGACTGGTTGGTGGTGGCTGGATTATTGGTCTTTTCCGTTGCGCCGTACGCCTTGTCTGGGCGGTTCGCCCTGGCCCTCGTCCTCATCCTCCAGGTGGTGCCGTTGGCCTGGCGGCGGGCGCGCCCTGCCGTCGCTTTCCTCGCCGTGGCCTTGGCCACCGTGGCCCAGGTTCCGGTCTTTGACCAACCTGCGGTCCCCAACGTTTCGCTGATGATCGCGTTGGCTTCGTTGATCACCTGGACCACTGGATTCCGTTGGTATGCGGTCGGTTTGGGTGTCTGCGCCGTCGGTGTCGTCGTGGCGTCCGTCGACTGGGCCCTCGGCATGACAGGCGGTGACGTGTCCTTCTCCGCGAGCAACACCGCCACCTATGCCGTCGGGTGCCTCATCTGCATCGCTGCGGCCGTCGCGTTCGGCGAGGCCGGACGTCGGCGCCGACAGTTGATGCTGGAGTTGCACGCAAGAGCGCTGGATGCCGAGCGTGAGCGGGACCAGCATGCCCGACTGGCCGCTCAGACCGAACGCACCCGCATCGCACGCGATATGCACGATGTGGTCGCTCACGCCCTCGCCGTAATCGTCGTCCAATCTGACGGAGCGGCCTACGCCGCACGGCACGCCTCCTCCCCCGATGCCGCGGCTCAGGCGTTGGATGTCATCGGCCAGACAAGTCGCAGCGCGCTCGCGGAGACCCGGCGCCTGGTCGGCGTGCTGCGTGAGGAGGGCGAGGCGCTCGACCTCTCGCCCTCGACCTCGGTGGGCGATATCCCCGAACTCGTGGAGCGCGTACGCACCGCTGGCCTGGAGGTCCACCTCGCCTACCACGACGTCAAGGACATCCCACCTGGACCGGGTGCAGCGGCCTACCGCGTCGTTCAAGAGTCACTCACCAACATCATCAAGCACGCTGGACCCGCAACCGCACGGGTCGAGGTCGCCCGCGATGAGCACACACTGAGTGTGCTCGTCGCCGACTCGGGTCGCGGCTTGCTGCCCGGAGCGAACGCCCGCGGCGGCTATGGGCTCCTTGGCATGAGTGAGCGCGTCAGCGTCCTCGGTGGAACCTTGGCGGCTGGCAACCAACCCGCCGGCGGGTTCATCGTTTCGGCCACCATTCCCCTCCGAGCCACTGATCCGACCATCAAAGACCAGGACCGGCTGCAGCCATGA